GCGGCACTCCAGTCGTGTTGGATAGTCTTATTATTGGAACCGATCCGTTTGTCATCGATTGGGTTTTGGCTCGTATCATGCAGTTTGACCCGCAGGCTGTGCCGGTTTTGGCTGAAGCCGAAAAGCGCGGACAGCTTGATGAGGAAAAACGACACACGGCGGAGTCAGTTGATGTCTCTGCGGTGTCCAGGCCGTTTGCCCCTCCTCAACCGGGGCGATTGGCCGCTTTTATCCATCATCCACGGCGTCAGAAGTATTTCATGGCGGTGCGTAACGCTCCTTTCGTAAAAGCAATGGCCGATACGGCACTTTTCGGCAAGTTTATGGTTGCGTTGGGACTTCGTCAGGATGTCTTTATTAGTCAGGATATGCGTCTTGAGCGTTTAGTCTATGATCCGGCGCGCTGTACGAATTGCGGACAATGTCTCAAGTACTGCCCGCTCGGCAATGATCCACGGAATAAGACCGAAGACGATCCCTGCCTTGGCTGCCTGTATTGTTTTATGGTTTGTCCCCATGTCGCCTATACATTTGAAGGAGAGATGGGCTTTTTGGAGGAGCAGATGCGACAATACGATCATCTCATCCGTGCATTTGAAACCTGTGACCGTCAGTCGGTCGATCCTACATCATGACACATATTGCATTTCCCCGGTTGCAAAACGACATGGTGCCTCTGGAAGATTATGGCCAGATGCTTTCCCGAAATGAAGTTCAATTTGGAGACCGACCGGCAATCTTTTCGCAGAATCGTGTCGTCAGCCATGGAGAACTTGCTGTGCGCGTCCGCGCTATCGCCGCATTGTTTCGCGATATCGGCATACAAAAGGGCGATTGCATTGGCGTCTTGGCTGGAAAGAATCCATGCGCTATCGAGTGTTTTCTTGCGGCGACACTTATCGGTGCCGTCTTTTTCCCTGTGGATTGCCTCCAACCTCGTTCCGTATCCGAAGA
This genomic window from Desulfovibrio inopinatus DSM 10711 contains:
- a CDS encoding DUF362 domain-containing protein produces the protein MPLQFSPVILRDYHFSSLRQRLFESLDQFNIWPSDSGARILVKPNLNANMNALTGNTTDLRLLAAIIGYLKARGYRHITLGEGTNSGYYRAKIGVIERLMVDRLARHFDVELIDFNYAPGRPIDFEQGETAMVAAPCLESDFFVNVPKLKTHSEALMSGCLKNLVGCLVGQESKKKTHQSLAANICNINVAVRPHLHIVDALVAMEGLGPTRGTPVVLDSLIIGTDPFVIDWVLARIMQFDPQAVPVLAEAEKRGQLDEEKRHTAESVDVSAVSRPFAPPQPGRLAAFIHHPRRQKYFMAVRNAPFVKAMADTALFGKFMVALGLRQDVFISQDMRLERLVYDPARCTNCGQCLKYCPLGNDPRNKTEDDPCLGCLYCFMVCPHVAYTFEGEMGFLEEQMRQYDHLIRAFETCDRQSVDPTS